CGAGGGGCCGAGCGGGTAGAAGGCCGAGAGTCATGAGCAAGCTGCTGGAACCCATCGAGCTCGTCCTCCACCACGACGTCCTCTGCGGCTGGAGCCTGATCGCCGACGCCCGCCTGCGCCATCTGAAGGAGGAAATGGGCGACGCGCTGCGGATCGAGCTCCGTCCCTTCCCGATCCGCCTCGACGAGCGCGTCCCTTCGCGCCGGGAGATCCAGGCGGAGACGAGCGCGCTGCGGAAGGTCGCAAAGGAGAAGGAGGGCAAGGGCATCGTCGCGGACCTCTGGCGATCGAACGATCCACCCCGCTCGTCTCTTCCCCCGCTCGTCGCCCTGGAGGCCGCGAGGATCATCGGCGGCGAGGCTGCCCAGGAGAGGTTGCTCCGCGCCCTTCGGCGGGCGGCCTTCCATCACGGCGTCAACGTCACCCGGGACGACGTGCTC
The Vulgatibacter incomptus DNA segment above includes these coding regions:
- a CDS encoding DsbA family oxidoreductase, with amino-acid sequence MSKLLEPIELVLHHDVLCGWSLIADARLRHLKEEMGDALRIELRPFPIRLDERVPSRREIQAETSALRKVAKEKEGKGIVADLWRSNDPPRSSLPPLVALEAARIIGGEAAQERLLRALRRAAFHHGVNVTRDDVLLELAERCGIETARFATALRAQGTRRLVTDAQDEALFHGIDSVPSLVIGGEWLVAGVRSVDEYRDTIRRFGEQNGLFVPERMVH